Genomic window (Vitis riparia cultivar Riparia Gloire de Montpellier isolate 1030 chromosome 4, EGFV_Vit.rip_1.0, whole genome shotgun sequence):
GAGCTAAAAACTTTAATCTAGATCATCCTTTTTGAAAGTGGAAAAGATGACAATATGAAGAAATGACCCTTCTTTTGATCTTGAAGTAATCCTGCTTTTTCCCTTCAAACAAACAAGATCTGAGTTTACATTATGAAATAACTAAGGTACCCCTTCAATCTCGATCAGGTCTACTTCAATTTTGTCCCTCTCCCACTATCTTTAGCCAGTAGTGGACGGCCAAGTGGGTTTTGGAAGGGAGTGACAAATGTCACATGAGAGCATATTCATATGAGAACAAATAAAAGTGCACCCTTTTGGTGACGTATGAAATTTGGCATCACACCTTCTTGACATAGAACAGTAGAATGTGATTGGCCCCACAAAAAACATACGCTTTCAAACTATAATAATTCATCCATGGAAAATGCTGGTTTTGAAAATGATAGCCACATGGAATTATTCATGAATATTAGGACAAAGTTGGAGTACTTTCAGCTTATCAACCTCAACCCCATTATCATATTTGttccttctttcattttctcatattccttgctgattaattttattttattagcaACATTCTGaagtttttaaatcatattagaTTGGAAGCTTGAGATTGAATCCAGTGTTCATCCAGAAAggaattttttcccttttttgttctCTGAATGATGAACAGTTTCATGGGATTCTTAGAGAACAACAATTATTCTTgagtttataaaattattattacatgTGATGTGATTGGACAAGATCTGTAAAAGCATTTTCGAAAGgaaattattgatatattattattgatattattttgaattcaCTGTATTGTAATTTTCctaggaaataaaataattttgtctgTGAAGAGGAGAAGACTGAAGACTGAAGACTGATTCGATTGAATGAGAGAGAGGAGGGTGGTGGGGGAAGAGTAGGTTGAGAATATGCAGGTGTTGGGGGGGCATCTTGGTCAGAAAATAAATGTAAGAAAAGGACcagttttggatttttctagCGTCTCTATGTGCTGGGGAGTTTTTCTCAAGTATGAACAGACAAAAACTAAAGGAGGTGAGAGAAAGTTGTGTGAAGCAAAGAAAGGTATTACAGAGAGGAAAGAGAAAAGCCCATATGCTTTTGGGTTTGTTCTATCCCCAGTCCAGGTTGGTACAAAAAGCATAAACCCCACTCTCCTTTTCACATCCAAAttcaatcacttttatttttatttccagcAGATCTTTACTCTGTCTGCAAGTTTATGCTACTTCCATCACTCTTATTCcctctttttttaaataaaagaaatatgtaTTGCCTCACTAATCAAATGAAGATTTGAGTAGTTTTGGGGTTGTATATCAATCAAACATTACAAATATACAAAAGCAAAtggaaaaatatcttttttttgcTGTtagtaaaattttgatttttttttttttttttgtgtgtttttgcAAATATTCTTGGGTTATTGTAGTTGAAGTGCTTTACTTTACCCACTGTCCACAAGCATAGATTCTTTATGTGCATTACAAACTAGAGAGACTGGTGGCTGGGTCGTTCATTTTATGCATTGATGTGCTTTGATCTGTTGTGGATTCTTTGCTCACAAAAGAGTGCCCGCTTTTCcttttgtcactttctttatctcttcttttcttgggtgcctttctctttcttataattttttgaagGTCTCAAGCAGTGCTCAAATTGTGTAAGCAGTGAGTGCTTGATGCAGATTCATGGCTTATATTCCATTTTTCATCCTCTCATATGGGTATAAATAGAGATggtcaattttgatttttattcattGCAGGTGCTCTTCTCAATCATTGCAACAAGTGGTCTGCACAGTATAGTcatttttgtggaaaaataaaatgaacttCAATAGCTCCACTATGGGTTctggttagtttttttttttttttgaacctTTTCAGTGTCTGGGTTTTCTGGGAGCATACGAAGTGTGTATGCCTGCTAGTAGCTATGCTTCATCTTTAGGTCTTCTAAGCTTTGTCCTTGGCCTTCTGGGTTTTTGTTCTGAAATTTGTTACTGCAATATTTCAGGTAGTAGAACTACTAGAAGAACATTTGAGTTTGGAAGGACCCATGTGGTCAGGCCAAAAGGGAAGCATCAGGCCACTATAGTTTGGCTACATGGCCTTGGTGACAAAGGTTCAAGGTATTAATGCTGGTTTCTTATCATTATAGTCTTCGCTGATATTAGCATTCCTTTGGTTATAAATTCAAGATGTTTCTTTCCCTTGTTTTCATCTGAACTTTTTGTAAGGCAAAACCATCAAGCTGCATCTTATATACCTAGTTTGAGTAATGGGATTGAAGTGAGTTGAATGTACATGGTAGTTTGTTTGGTTAAGTTTATACACATTGTGTTATTCCCTGCTTTCTAAGCACCATTGATGAAGTTCAGAGTCTTTCTCTTCGTTTTAGGAATATGCCTGTGTGAGAATGGTGGACTGGTTTtgttcaaaagaaaaaagggagaaagagAATGTCAATGTCTTGTCTTGTTCATGTGGAGAATTTTGATGTTTAATTAACTTCTTGAACCTTGTCTTCTTCTAAAAAATTCACATTCTGATTGATTTGATGGGGGAGAAGAACTATgtgccatggattatataagATATCATGAGCTGTCGTTTTCTTCCATCATCTCTCTTGATTCTATGTTTTATTGGAGCAGCCTCGAATCTTAAAATTGTATATGCCAAAACCTAAAATGGGGGACCACTGTTTCACTGTCTTGCTTGTCCTTTCAGCTTTGCAAGAGTTATACTATTTATATTAATAGTCCTAATGCTTAAGTATTATTCCCTAAATTATCATCAACTGAGTCGTATAGTTTATGATCTCTACCATCATTGCTAAAGCTTCTACTCAGCTTTGTGTGTGGTCCCATTAGTATGATTTAAATAGTTTATATCGTAGTGTTCTTCTAACTTCTTGAAGAGCCCTAGCAGCTATCTGTACTATTGGTTTCTCATGCTTTATTATTTCAGCATTTGCTTATCCCGGTTTCCCAGTTGAAGGATGGCCAATAGAAACTAACACGAGtttctcaatttttgttttcttttgcagCTGGTCCCAGATCTTGGAGACCTTGCCTCTTCCAAATGTAAGGATAcgattctttttcaaatttgttgCTTCTTTGTATAGGAAATAGTCCATGCAACATGCATAACTGCTTCCCCTAGTCCTTCTGCATGGAAAGAATGTACTATCGTTCCACAAGTATAATTATTCCACACCAATTGGAATCTATGATGCAGATCAAATGGATTTGCCCAACAGCTCCTACTCGACCTGTAGCATTACTTGGTGGATTTCCATGCACTGCTTGTAAGATTTATTGCCTTGAAAAAGTTCTTTGTAATGTTTATGTTCAAAACTACCAGAAATTCTAGGTGGTTGCAAGTTTTATTAGTTCTCTTGTGGTTActcaaaaataagaaattatccaGTGATTTATTGCATATCATATGACAAGTATTTAATGttccattaaaaattttctgcTAGTAAATACTAATGAAGAGATCTAAAAAAGTCACTTGTGTATATCAGGGTTTGATGTAGGAGAGATTTCAGAAGACACTCCTGATGATTTGGAAGGTTTGGATGCTTCGGCAGCTCATGTTGCAAATCTGTTATCAACAGAGCCTGCCAACAGTAGGTTTATCCCCTTTGTAGCATTAGAACTCTCCAATCTTAATTTCCTACATATGAAATGCTCAGTAAAAGAATTCTGGACATTGTTCATTTCTGCATGTTGCTTTCTTTTTGTTGaacaagaaaatttggaaaaggtTAACTTCCTTTATCTCCACTTGGGTTTCTTTGAACTAAACCAGTAAACTTggttcatttttcatttttatttctcatcttGATTTAGCTTGATCTACTCAATAGTAAACTATGCTTACTAGTTTCTGCTCCAACTTTCTTTTACTCTCACCTgtcattttttccaaatttctaCTCATTTTGCAATATTTGTAAATGAGGTGGTCCATGACATTGAAATCACTATTAAGGTCATCAGCACACAATGCTGGCTGCCCATATGAAATCACTACTATAAACCTCAGTATACTACCACAGTTCTAGTAAGAAATATTCTTCAGCTTAACAACTAAGCCAGAGGTTTATTGCATTTAACTAAAGTGACAAATTAGGATTATCATGGAGGCCATCTTATGGTGCATCACAACTTCAGAAGACTGCAATACTTCCAGAAACCCCATTTGCGCTCTTTTTAGATGCGTATAAAACAAAACCGAGTATTGCTTTTATCATCCCTATGAACATGCTAGCAAGTTGTTACCATGTCCAAGATGCTCAATAAACTAATGATGGggcatcaaaatttgaaattttacatTCTACAGTCAAACTCGGTGTTGGAGGCTTCAGTATGGGTGCTGCAGTAGCTGTCTACTCTGCAACATGTCGGGTTTTAGGGCAATATGGGAATGGGAACCCATACCAAGTCACTCTAAGTGCAATTGTTGGACTAAGTGGCTGGCTTCCATGTTCAAGGTTTGGCTTCAGTCGTATGTACAAAAGAAGCACCCACAGACACAACTGCACACAGGCACGTAGAGACAACACCAACATTCTCTTTGTGGTTTAGCATTTCTTTCTACTCAGCAGCTATCTTTTTTCCAGGACCTTGATGAACCAAATGGAACGATCACATGAGGCTGCAAGGCGCGCAGCAACCTTGCCTATTTTGCTCTGTCATGGATTaggtatttatatttatgtttgacATTTTGCTAGTACACTCTTGATCTATTTTTAGTCACTTTTAAGCCTGTGTCTGCAATGTTAACATCACAGAACCTTCTCTGCTATAAATTTTGTACTTCAAGTAGCTGGATTTATGGGtttatttatcatatcaaaattttaaagcaaGATGCTATTTTCTGTTTCACTGAATCAGGAGCTGTCTGCTCT
Coding sequences:
- the LOC117912791 gene encoding acyl-protein thioesterase 2-like, which produces MNFNSSTMGSGSRTTRRTFEFGRTHVVRPKGKHQATIVWLHGLGDKGSSWSQILETLPLPNIKWICPTAPTRPVALLGGFPCTAWFDVGEISEDTPDDLEGLDASAAHVANLLSTEPANIKLGVGGFSMGAAVAVYSATCRVLGQYGNGNPYQVTLSAIVGLSGWLPCSRTLMNQMERSHEAARRAATLPILLCHGLGDDVVAYKHGEKSAQTLSAAGFRNLTFRTYNGLGHYTIPEETDEVCNWLTARLMLDGSRS